One region of Erwinia tracheiphila genomic DNA includes:
- a CDS encoding IS481 family transposase, with protein MIHTNNPIIKHKAGLLNLAEELGNVSKACKIMGVSRDTFYRYQELAAEGGIDALINQNRRVPNLKNRADEATERAVVEYAVEFPAHGQHRTSNELRKKGVFISGSGVRSIWQRHDLENFRKRLKALEEKVAREGIVLTDAQIAALEKKAHDDEASGEIETAHPGYLGSQDTFYVGNLKGVGRIYQQTFVDTYSKVAHCKLYTSKTPITAADLLNDRVLPFYEAQGLPMLRILTDRGTEYCGKVEQHDYQLYLAINDIDHTKTKAMSPQTNGICERFHKTILQDFYQVTFRKKLYEDLESLQTDLDNGLWHYNNERTHQGKMCCGRTPMATLLDGKRVWAEKNLNQM; from the coding sequence ATGATTCATACTAACAATCCCATCATCAAACACAAAGCCGGCCTGCTCAATCTCGCCGAAGAACTCGGTAACGTATCAAAAGCCTGCAAGATCATGGGCGTGTCACGCGACACGTTTTACCGTTATCAGGAACTGGCTGCTGAAGGCGGCATCGATGCGCTGATTAACCAGAACCGCCGCGTCCCCAACCTGAAGAACCGCGCCGACGAAGCCACTGAACGCGCTGTTGTTGAATATGCCGTTGAGTTCCCGGCCCACGGGCAACACCGGACCAGTAATGAGCTGCGTAAAAAAGGCGTGTTTATCTCCGGTAGCGGCGTGCGCTCCATCTGGCAACGGCACGACCTGGAGAACTTCCGTAAACGCCTGAAGGCACTTGAGGAAAAGGTCGCCAGAGAAGGCATCGTGCTTACCGACGCTCAAATCGCAGCGCTGGAGAAGAAGGCCCACGATGACGAGGCCAGCGGAGAAATCGAAACTGCTCACCCGGGTTATCTCGGGTCGCAGGACACCTTCTACGTGGGCAATCTGAAAGGTGTGGGTCGTATCTACCAGCAGACGTTCGTGGATACGTACTCGAAAGTGGCACACTGCAAGCTGTATACGAGTAAAACGCCGATCACCGCCGCAGACCTGCTCAATGATCGCGTACTGCCGTTCTACGAGGCTCAGGGACTGCCGATGCTGAGGATCCTGACCGACAGGGGAACGGAGTACTGTGGTAAGGTGGAGCAGCATGATTACCAGCTGTATCTGGCCATCAACGATATCGACCATACAAAAACGAAGGCGATGTCTCCGCAGACGAACGGCATCTGCGAGCGCTTCCATAAAACTATTTTGCAGGATTTTTATCAGGTTACGTTCCGTAAGAAGTTATACGAAGACCTGGAGAGCCTGCAAACGGATCTGGACAACGGGTTGTGGCATTACAATAATGAGCGAACTCATCAGGGAAAAATGTGCTGCGGGCGTACGCCAATGGCCACGTTACTTGATGGTAAACGAGTCTGGGCAGAAAAAAATCTGAACCAGATGTAA